A genomic stretch from Candidatus Brocadiaceae bacterium includes:
- a CDS encoding phosphopantetheine-binding protein has translation MNATITADLIKIIAEELDVNIKAEEISGDMPFFEDGIGLDSVAIMEFIVLIEKKYNFKFSDEELNFERFKNLATLAAFITEKQQE, from the coding sequence ATGAACGCAACTATAACCGCAGACTTAATAAAAATAATTGCCGAAGAATTAGACGTTAATATTAAAGCAGAAGAAATCAGTGGTGATATGCCTTTCTTTGAAGACGGTATTGGTCTTGATTCCGTCGCTATTATGGAGTTTATCGTATTGATTGAAAAAAAATATAATTTTAAGTTTTCAGATGAAGAATTAAACTTTGAACGTTTTAAGAATTTAGCCACCCTGGCAGCATTCATTACGGAAAAACAACAAGAATAA
- a CDS encoding acyl--CoA ligase yields MIRFDEIITTISQSSQTKNNVMSDGLLQCSYQQLPSILAHFAVYFSQRSIKPSACIAFECKNNLPAALTLLSLFHRGQSFVLLPQSGHQLKQPGFKAVVPDFCDYSLTVTTENINYQQPEAFLQLQPLTATKLKPQLSDLEANLYARTSGSMGAAKIIVHQQNGVLVNARHYARRYQLSATDRVAIPLPIFHLYALCAGFLPALCQGASICLLDRVNILSYLDMERKFQPNVAFFTPALCEMLLTGRRKSGGYRLVITSGDRIKASLFKDFNHKFGTLINQYGSTEMGGIAASSPDDPFQQRLTTTGKAMPGMQLKVDEDGILHCKPQHGFVACLDSQGKCLNKIAADGWFKTGDLATIDENNQLIILGRADNQVNRSGFLVTLSDIEQKLENIAGVAQAIVLSAEREEQSGRGQQLLAFCLLQRKYDLDAQQIRAACFGLLPKYAIPDHIKIIKQIPVLANGKVDRQTLLQQTESL; encoded by the coding sequence ATGATTCGATTTGATGAGATTATTACTACTATCAGTCAGTCATCACAGACTAAAAATAACGTGATGAGCGACGGTTTGTTACAATGCAGTTATCAACAACTTCCTTCAATATTAGCACATTTTGCGGTTTATTTTTCCCAACGATCTATTAAACCCTCCGCTTGTATCGCCTTTGAATGCAAGAACAACCTGCCAGCCGCGTTGACCTTGCTGAGCTTGTTCCATCGGGGGCAGAGTTTTGTGCTGTTGCCTCAAAGCGGCCATCAGCTGAAACAGCCAGGGTTTAAAGCGGTTGTGCCGGACTTTTGTGATTATAGCTTAACTGTGACCACGGAAAATATAAACTATCAGCAACCAGAGGCATTTTTACAATTACAGCCCTTAACCGCCACAAAACTAAAACCCCAATTATCTGACCTGGAGGCAAATCTCTATGCGCGCACTTCTGGCAGTATGGGCGCAGCAAAAATTATTGTACACCAACAAAATGGTGTTTTGGTTAATGCCCGGCATTATGCCAGGCGGTATCAACTCAGCGCAACAGACCGCGTTGCAATACCGTTACCGATTTTTCATCTCTACGCGCTGTGCGCTGGGTTTTTACCGGCACTGTGTCAAGGCGCTTCGATTTGTTTACTCGACCGCGTCAATATCCTCAGCTATTTAGATATGGAGCGCAAATTCCAACCCAATGTAGCTTTTTTTACCCCTGCCTTATGTGAAATGTTGTTGACCGGACGGAGAAAAAGCGGTGGTTATCGCTTGGTTATCACCTCCGGTGATAGAATTAAAGCGTCTTTATTCAAGGATTTTAATCATAAATTTGGTACCTTGATCAACCAATATGGCAGCACTGAAATGGGGGGTATCGCTGCCTCCAGTCCCGATGATCCATTTCAGCAACGGCTGACAACCACCGGCAAGGCCATGCCCGGGATGCAATTGAAGGTTGATGAGGATGGAATACTTCACTGTAAACCGCAACATGGTTTTGTTGCCTGTTTGGACAGTCAGGGAAAATGCCTTAACAAAATCGCTGCTGATGGTTGGTTTAAAACCGGTGATTTAGCGACTATAGACGAAAATAATCAGCTTATTATTCTGGGGCGGGCGGATAACCAGGTCAACCGCAGCGGTTTTCTGGTAACGCTCAGTGATATAGAACAAAAGCTGGAAAACATTGCCGGAGTTGCACAGGCTATTGTCTTGTCTGCCGAAAGGGAAGAACAAAGCGGGCGGGGACAACAACTGTTGGCTTTCTGTCTGTTACAAAGAAAATATGATTTGGACGCGCAACAGATTCGCGCTGCCTGCTTTGGTTTATTGCCTAAATATGCCATTCCAGATCATATTAAAATTATCAAACAAATACCTGTTCTGGCAAATGGCAAAGTTGACCGACAAACCTTATTACAGCAAACGGAGTCTCTATGA